Proteins encoded in a region of the Nitrospirota bacterium genome:
- the hisH gene encoding imidazole glycerol phosphate synthase subunit HisH, producing the protein MDYHMGNHASVVHSLRELNYRVRVSNDQAVLNEADVLVLPGVGAFPSGMKALHSLSLVSYLQEQARLQRPIIGFCLGMQLLADASYEHQYTMGLGLIPGEVVPLINPQWHIGWNSIECVLQDPLFQASDGQVFYFNHSFAYRGPSEYQIGLSRHHKAFPSVVRRGSVVGLQFHPEKSQGPGKELLKSLISGLCHA; encoded by the coding sequence GTGGATTATCACATGGGCAACCACGCTTCTGTGGTTCATAGTTTACGTGAACTGAATTATCGTGTGCGTGTCAGCAACGATCAGGCCGTCTTAAATGAAGCGGATGTGCTGGTGCTTCCGGGAGTCGGTGCCTTCCCAAGTGGAATGAAAGCGCTTCACAGCCTCAGTTTGGTTAGTTATCTGCAGGAGCAAGCCCGCTTGCAGCGCCCAATCATCGGCTTCTGCCTGGGGATGCAACTCCTGGCTGATGCTTCGTACGAGCATCAGTACACTATGGGGCTTGGATTGATCCCGGGCGAGGTGGTGCCGCTGATCAACCCGCAATGGCATATCGGTTGGAATTCCATCGAATGTGTCCTGCAGGACCCGTTGTTCCAAGCCAGTGATGGACAAGTGTTTTATTTCAATCACTCCTTTGCTTACCGAGGGCCATCGGAATATCAGATTGGTCTATCGAGGCATCACAAGGCTTTTCCTTCTGTTGTGCGCCGGGGTAGTGTAGTGGGATTGCAGTTTCATCCTGAAAAGAGTCAGGGGCCAGGAAAAGAACTGTTGAAAAGTCTGATATCAGGATTGTGTCATGCTTAA
- a CDS encoding HisA/HisF-related TIM barrel protein, with protein MLKKRLIGTVIVRNGWAVQSFGYRRYLPLGKPECLVQNLDRWGADEIFVLSIDRSSDRLGPDFKLLERLGQLGLGTPLIYGGGIRSVEDGLQVIRLGADRLCVDAILHDDIETVRGLSRQLGAQAVIAALPLSYRDQRIEWLDYRTKVSTQVSAKDLDAITLGIVSELLVIDWEHEGQPGGFDHRLIAHASLPAEIPLIAFGGLSEPGQLIELLSQPPMAAVAVGNFLSYREHAIQKIKTKLIGMPVRLPSYESMYSLTADV; from the coding sequence ATGCTTAAGAAACGTTTGATCGGAACAGTCATTGTGAGAAATGGCTGGGCGGTTCAGTCATTTGGCTATCGGCGCTATTTGCCGTTGGGAAAGCCAGAATGCCTGGTCCAAAATCTGGACCGATGGGGTGCGGATGAAATCTTCGTTCTGAGCATTGATCGATCCTCCGATAGGCTAGGGCCAGACTTCAAGCTCCTGGAGCGACTGGGGCAATTGGGTCTGGGAACACCGCTGATATATGGTGGCGGAATCCGATCAGTGGAGGATGGTTTGCAAGTGATTAGGCTAGGCGCGGACCGCCTCTGTGTCGATGCCATTCTGCACGATGATATTGAAACTGTGCGGGGGTTGTCACGCCAACTTGGGGCGCAGGCGGTGATTGCCGCCTTGCCGCTCTCCTATCGCGATCAGCGTATCGAATGGCTGGATTACCGTACTAAAGTTTCAACTCAAGTTTCGGCTAAAGATCTGGATGCCATCACATTGGGCATAGTCTCGGAGCTACTCGTCATTGATTGGGAGCATGAAGGGCAGCCCGGAGGCTTTGACCACAGGTTGATTGCCCATGCTTCACTTCCGGCTGAAATCCCTCTAATCGCTTTTGGCGGACTGAGCGAGCCTGGTCAGCTGATTGAGCTCCTCTCGCAGCCGCCCATGGCTGCCGTGGCTGTGGGAAACTTTCTGAGCTACAGGGAGCATGCCATTCAGAAGATCAAGACGAAATTGATAGGCATGCCAGTGCGCCTTCCAAGTTACGAATCAATGTATTCTCTCACGGCTGATGTCTAA
- a CDS encoding N-acetyl sugar amidotransferase, which produces MSNPQVCRRCFYSADHPLGLMLDEQGICSGCLIHEEKDNLDWAARWEKLTQLVAPYRSADGLNYDCIVPVTGAQDSYYIVYLVKERLGLNPLLVTYNKYFNTPLGIRNLSNLRIRFNCDILCQNVNPVSVKNITRSTLRQFGSMYWPILAGQTVFPVQTAVRYKVPLIIWGAHQGLEQVGMFSHEHEVEMTRRYRKDHDLMGHEADDLLSIFDTLKEEDIWQYRYPDDRDLNAVGVRGIYLGNYVRWDPKAQHEQMMREYGYKTSVFNRTFDCYDFIDCFNYMDLHDQLKLYKHGYSKVTDHASREIRFGRISREKGLRLIRMHEQAPLKYHGQFCAWLGIAPKSLQFMLDQHRNPKFWIQTEVGKWEFNGWSAGHELREISDHQAPGLSGSFEATDTLEYDRSAEYITIGKGWP; this is translated from the coding sequence ATGTCTAATCCACAGGTTTGTCGTCGTTGTTTTTATTCTGCGGACCACCCGCTCGGACTGATGCTGGATGAACAAGGCATCTGCTCCGGATGCCTCATTCATGAAGAAAAGGATAATCTCGATTGGGCAGCTCGGTGGGAGAAGTTGACCCAGCTTGTGGCGCCATATCGAAGTGCTGACGGCCTAAACTACGATTGTATCGTTCCTGTAACCGGCGCCCAGGATTCTTACTACATCGTTTACTTGGTGAAGGAGCGGTTGGGCCTGAATCCATTGTTAGTGACCTATAATAAATATTTCAATACGCCGCTCGGTATCCGCAACCTTTCGAATCTTCGCATTCGATTCAACTGCGACATCCTTTGTCAGAACGTCAATCCCGTTTCGGTAAAGAATATTACCCGGAGCACTCTGCGGCAGTTCGGCAGTATGTATTGGCCTATTTTAGCGGGCCAAACGGTATTCCCGGTTCAGACGGCTGTTCGATATAAGGTCCCATTAATTATCTGGGGTGCTCACCAGGGTCTTGAACAGGTTGGCATGTTTTCCCATGAGCATGAGGTCGAGATGACCCGTCGCTACCGGAAGGATCATGATTTGATGGGACATGAGGCCGATGATCTATTGTCCATCTTCGATACTCTCAAGGAAGAAGACATCTGGCAGTATCGCTATCCTGACGATCGCGATCTGAACGCAGTAGGCGTACGGGGTATCTACTTGGGCAACTACGTAAGGTGGGATCCCAAGGCGCAGCATGAGCAGATGATGCGCGAGTATGGGTACAAAACCTCTGTCTTCAATCGTACCTTTGACTGCTATGATTTTATCGACTGCTTTAACTATATGGATTTGCATGATCAGCTAAAGCTCTACAAACATGGTTATTCAAAAGTCACCGATCATGCCAGCCGAGAAATTCGATTCGGCAGGATTAGCCGCGAGAAGGGATTACGCCTCATTCGTATGCACGAACAAGCGCCGCTCAAATATCATGGACAGTTTTGCGCGTGGCTAGGCATAGCGCCAAAGTCGTTGCAGTTTATGCTCGACCAGCATCGCAATCCAAAGTTCTGGATACAGACTGAGGTCGGAAAGTGGGAGTTTAACGGATGGAGCGCCGGGCATGAGCTAAGAGAAATAAGCGATCATCAAGCGCCTGGATTGTCTGGCAGTTTTGAGGCGACAGATACGCTCGAATACGATCGCAGTGCAGAGTACATCACAATTGGAAAGGGATGGCCATAG
- a CDS encoding class I SAM-dependent methyltransferase, which produces MAVRIESLPQKRLIEAVSPYLKAIIPQASLEGRALCRSRRRGTLVSTIQLGLQQIIRFKRERSQESTERHYSDSYADTGVEAFDACLASTARSNPFKLGNESLLVLPPSGLYAAYLATLSDVVGQLKPSSVCEVGFGSGKNLIYLAPRFPDIPFCGYELTHEGVAVAKSLQERQSLPPNLAKLVGQNDVTAMEAVRRIDFRQGNAKCLSAPDKSFDLTFTVLALEQMWPILPQVLAEIRRVTCRYVVFLEAFREANDWLGYLNLLVRNYFRADLRMMQAAGFAPIALFRQLPLKHTHGVAMLVAEVVPAPSPNAKVH; this is translated from the coding sequence ATGGCCGTGAGAATTGAATCGCTCCCCCAGAAACGCCTTATCGAGGCGGTTTCGCCATATCTGAAGGCTATAATTCCCCAGGCAAGTTTGGAAGGGCGTGCACTCTGTCGTTCACGTCGCCGCGGAACATTGGTGTCAACAATTCAGCTAGGACTTCAGCAAATCATTCGCTTCAAGAGGGAACGGTCTCAGGAGTCTACCGAGAGGCACTATTCTGATTCCTATGCCGACACCGGGGTAGAGGCCTTTGATGCTTGTCTGGCATCCACGGCTCGCTCAAACCCCTTCAAGCTAGGCAACGAAAGCTTATTGGTCTTACCTCCCAGTGGGCTTTACGCCGCCTATCTTGCAACTCTTTCGGATGTCGTCGGTCAGCTCAAGCCATCTTCGGTCTGTGAGGTAGGATTCGGCTCTGGCAAGAACCTCATTTATCTGGCGCCGCGTTTCCCTGACATACCGTTCTGCGGGTACGAGCTGACCCATGAGGGAGTTGCTGTGGCCAAGAGTCTCCAGGAGAGACAAAGCCTTCCGCCGAATTTGGCAAAGCTTGTTGGCCAGAATGATGTGACGGCGATGGAGGCAGTTCGTCGGATTGATTTTCGTCAGGGCAACGCGAAGTGTTTATCGGCTCCGGACAAATCGTTCGATCTCACATTTACCGTGTTGGCACTTGAGCAAATGTGGCCAATTCTCCCTCAGGTGCTCGCAGAGATTCGAAGAGTCACTTGTCGATACGTCGTGTTTCTTGAAGCCTTCCGTGAAGCCAATGACTGGCTGGGCTACTTGAATCTTTTGGTCCGAAACTACTTTCGGGCGGACCTGAGGATGATGCAAGCAGCCGGATTTGCTCCCATCGCGCTTTTTCGACAGCTGCCACTTAAGCACACACATGGTGTGGCAATGTTAGTTGCCGAAGTGGTGCCCGCCCCATCCCCAAATGCCAAAGTCCATTGA
- a CDS encoding ABC transporter ATP-binding protein, with protein sequence MPNGPHFQGKLLEILPRGLRLLTEPERRRAILLSLLVSLTEVVQVVAMLLVLPVVGIVVEPDLLQSHRAMQLLHEILGSLPVEQFVFLLSGTALFCIAVGQAGNLSVQSAIEVFVSRIQTRLAHELLGETIAAPYPWFLERNAAQLVRLFHNDIALWGRDCIGNMLRVLTHGLTILAGVVVVMATAPVGGIIALAMVAVLAYGILWVIRPSIIKWTNTKRQAADQAMIMETQILSGVKDIKVNGGEGYFLQLFKDSYGLMSHASARGVILGQLPTSLLLLVGQSSLLLVVLILWKSGSRGGEIASQMALIVLVTSRVVPAVTRLSATMTSLLNAIPWVEGILTLRHSILEASRTVTPVGRVMPVPLAWQDIRFDSVSFSYTGTERPVLADLSIALERGRSYGLIGASGAGKSTFVDLLLGLQTPIRGDILIDGQPLRSLDTRTWQRRIGYVSQSPYFTDDTIMANVAFGVTDAMIDEPWVEECLRMAGLQDFVAGLPERVRTRLGDRAVRISGGERQRIAIARALYRRPDILLLDEATGALDSSTEQVIIRSLEELRGRITMVIISHRMSAVSTCDQVLLLDAGRLTMHGTYSDVLRQHPASA encoded by the coding sequence ATGCCGAACGGACCTCATTTCCAGGGGAAGCTCCTTGAAATTCTTCCTCGGGGGCTGCGACTCCTGACAGAGCCTGAGCGCAGGAGGGCTATCCTGCTCAGTCTGCTCGTTTCCCTGACGGAAGTTGTGCAGGTTGTGGCCATGCTTCTGGTTTTGCCGGTTGTCGGAATTGTTGTGGAGCCTGATCTGTTGCAGAGTCATAGGGCCATGCAGCTCTTGCACGAAATCTTAGGTAGTCTGCCGGTAGAGCAATTCGTTTTTCTGCTTAGTGGTACTGCGCTCTTCTGTATAGCCGTTGGGCAGGCTGGGAATCTTTCCGTTCAGTCTGCGATCGAAGTTTTTGTATCCCGCATCCAGACGCGACTGGCACACGAGTTGTTAGGCGAAACGATCGCGGCTCCATACCCGTGGTTTCTTGAGAGAAATGCGGCCCAATTGGTTCGGCTGTTCCACAATGACATTGCCCTCTGGGGCCGAGATTGTATTGGGAATATGCTGCGAGTGCTGACCCATGGACTCACCATCCTTGCTGGGGTGGTCGTGGTGATGGCCACGGCTCCAGTAGGAGGCATTATCGCGCTTGCCATGGTCGCTGTGCTCGCGTATGGGATTCTATGGGTCATACGACCATCGATTATCAAGTGGACAAATACAAAACGACAGGCAGCCGATCAGGCGATGATCATGGAAACCCAGATTCTGTCCGGTGTGAAAGATATCAAGGTCAATGGTGGAGAAGGATATTTCCTCCAATTATTTAAAGACTCTTATGGCCTAATGAGCCATGCCTCTGCTCGGGGGGTGATTCTAGGGCAGTTACCGACCTCCCTCTTGCTGCTTGTGGGGCAGTCCAGTCTCTTGCTCGTGGTGCTTATTCTCTGGAAGTCAGGCAGCCGGGGAGGGGAGATCGCCTCCCAGATGGCTCTCATCGTCTTGGTCACCTCACGTGTGGTGCCGGCAGTCACTCGACTTTCCGCGACGATGACCTCGCTACTCAATGCGATACCGTGGGTCGAGGGTATTCTTACCTTACGGCACAGCATTCTGGAAGCTTCTCGGACTGTGACACCTGTCGGTAGAGTGATGCCCGTTCCTCTAGCTTGGCAGGATATCCGCTTCGACAGTGTGAGTTTTAGTTACACCGGCACTGAACGACCGGTGCTGGCAGATTTGTCGATCGCTCTGGAACGCGGGCGATCCTATGGGTTGATCGGGGCATCGGGTGCGGGGAAAAGCACGTTCGTCGACCTCTTGCTGGGGTTACAGACGCCGATCAGGGGAGACATTCTGATCGATGGGCAGCCGCTCAGATCACTTGATACTCGAACCTGGCAGCGACGAATTGGTTATGTGTCCCAGTCGCCCTATTTCACAGACGACACGATCATGGCAAATGTTGCCTTCGGGGTCACAGATGCCATGATTGATGAGCCTTGGGTTGAGGAATGTCTAAGGATGGCGGGTTTGCAAGACTTTGTTGCCGGGTTGCCGGAGAGAGTGCGGACCAGGCTGGGGGATCGTGCCGTGAGAATCTCCGGCGGGGAGCGGCAGCGGATCGCTATCGCACGCGCTCTGTACCGGCGGCCTGACATATTGCTGCTGGATGAAGCCACTGGCGCGCTAGATTCTTCGACTGAGCAGGTGATCATTCGTTCGTTGGAAGAACTTCGAGGCCGGATTACTATGGTCATTATCTCCCATAGAATGAGTGCCGTGTCGACCTGTGATCAGGTGTTGTTGCTCGATGCCGGTCGCTTAACCATGCACGGGACTTATTCCGACGTGTTGCGGCAACATCCGGCCAGCGCATGA
- a CDS encoding N-acetylneuraminate synthase family protein, producing the protein MSFCTSFRIDAREVGDGAPVFIIAEGGLSHFGDMELARQLVNLAADGGADAFKTQFFDVEALIARRAQDWRERLRPRNLTFVQARELKDLCSRRGLTFLATAHDETRIRWLQDLDVPAVKVGSGERNNPAFLSKLASLGKPMIVSTGMYGESDVQEAIEACAVAGCQELALLHCVTSYPTPSDQVNLAAMGRLSEIFLGPVGYSDHTEDNLAVLAAVARGAAIIEKHITILRNVPNAQDWKVSAGPENFAQLVSDIRRVKGMIGHGRKEPAPCEREGAKWALKSLVPSKDLPAGHKLTAEDLCCKRPGDGIPPNQLQQILGGQLKRNVQADELIAIDDIANAN; encoded by the coding sequence ATGTCGTTTTGTACGTCGTTCAGAATTGATGCCCGGGAGGTCGGCGACGGTGCTCCTGTGTTTATCATTGCAGAAGGGGGACTCTCCCATTTTGGCGACATGGAACTTGCCCGCCAACTGGTTAATCTGGCAGCAGATGGTGGAGCCGATGCGTTCAAGACACAGTTCTTCGATGTAGAGGCGTTGATTGCGCGACGTGCACAGGATTGGCGGGAGCGTCTGCGCCCGCGCAATCTGACATTTGTGCAAGCGCGGGAACTAAAGGATTTGTGTAGCCGGCGCGGGCTTACTTTCCTTGCAACGGCGCACGATGAAACCCGTATCCGTTGGCTTCAAGATCTCGACGTGCCCGCGGTGAAGGTGGGCTCTGGAGAACGGAACAACCCGGCCTTTCTCTCGAAGCTGGCTTCATTAGGCAAGCCCATGATCGTTTCAACCGGAATGTACGGCGAATCGGACGTGCAAGAGGCTATCGAGGCATGTGCGGTTGCAGGTTGCCAGGAACTCGCGCTATTACATTGCGTGACGTCCTATCCCACCCCTTCCGATCAGGTGAATTTGGCTGCCATGGGCCGATTGAGCGAGATCTTTCTGGGGCCAGTCGGATACTCGGATCACACGGAGGATAACTTGGCTGTCTTGGCGGCCGTTGCCCGAGGAGCGGCGATTATTGAAAAGCATATTACGATTCTGCGCAATGTGCCAAATGCGCAAGACTGGAAAGTTTCTGCCGGGCCGGAGAATTTTGCTCAATTGGTGTCTGACATCCGACGCGTAAAGGGAATGATCGGACATGGGAGAAAAGAACCTGCTCCCTGCGAGCGAGAGGGAGCCAAATGGGCACTTAAATCATTGGTGCCTTCAAAGGATCTCCCCGCCGGACACAAATTAACAGCCGAGGACTTGTGTTGTAAGCGGCCTGGCGATGGCATTCCTCCTAATCAACTCCAGCAGATTCTGGGAGGCCAGCTTAAGAGGAATGTACAGGCTGATGAGTTGATAGCGATTGATGATATTGCAAACGCCAACTGA
- a CDS encoding NAD-dependent epimerase/dehydratase family protein, protein MRIIILGGDGYLGWPTALHFSSRGDEVVVVDNFSKRRWELEDGIEPLIPVPTLHRRILKWKEKTGADIQLQVGDICNHRFLYKVLEKFRPDAIIHYGEQPSAPYSMQSRENAVYTQINNVSGTLNLLFAMRRYCPEAHLVKLGTMGEYGTPNIDIEEGWLTVTHNGRQDTVLYPKRPGSFYHLSKVHDSNNIEFACRIWDLAATDLNQGVVYGLGTDHSDIDSELHTSFHYDHVFGTVLNRFLVQAAIGMPLTVYGQGGQTRGFLNITDTIQCVALAVDKPAKPKEFRVMNQFTEQFSVAMLAAKVQAAGSRVGLNVKLDHIENPRIEMESHYFNAKHSKLVDLGLKPHLLTDETLDSMLSVALRYRDNVKADTIMPTVTWAQKK, encoded by the coding sequence ATGCGAATCATAATTCTTGGCGGTGATGGCTACTTAGGATGGCCGACGGCTCTTCACTTCTCGTCTCGCGGAGACGAGGTGGTGGTGGTTGACAATTTTTCGAAGCGCCGTTGGGAGTTAGAGGATGGGATTGAGCCGCTCATTCCTGTTCCTACCCTGCATCGTCGAATTCTCAAGTGGAAAGAGAAGACCGGGGCGGATATCCAGTTGCAAGTCGGCGATATCTGCAATCATCGTTTCCTTTACAAGGTGCTGGAAAAATTTCGTCCCGATGCGATTATCCATTATGGCGAACAGCCATCCGCACCCTATTCGATGCAGAGCCGGGAGAACGCTGTCTACACGCAAATCAATAACGTGAGTGGTACTCTCAACCTTCTGTTTGCCATGCGTCGATATTGTCCGGAGGCTCATCTCGTTAAGCTTGGCACGATGGGGGAGTACGGCACGCCCAATATTGATATCGAAGAAGGTTGGCTGACTGTGACCCATAATGGCCGTCAGGATACGGTCCTTTACCCGAAACGGCCAGGGAGCTTCTACCATCTGTCCAAAGTGCATGACAGTAATAATATAGAATTTGCATGCCGGATCTGGGATCTCGCAGCAACGGATTTGAATCAGGGGGTCGTGTACGGACTTGGCACTGACCATTCGGACATTGACTCGGAACTCCACACCTCTTTTCACTATGATCATGTTTTCGGAACGGTACTGAACCGTTTTCTCGTGCAGGCCGCCATCGGAATGCCACTTACCGTTTATGGGCAAGGCGGTCAAACCAGAGGGTTTCTTAACATCACGGACACGATCCAATGTGTTGCGCTAGCCGTAGATAAACCTGCGAAGCCCAAAGAGTTTCGTGTGATGAACCAGTTTACCGAGCAATTTTCGGTCGCCATGTTGGCAGCCAAGGTTCAAGCAGCAGGTTCCAGAGTGGGGTTGAACGTGAAGCTCGACCACATTGAGAATCCCCGCATTGAGATGGAAAGCCACTACTTCAACGCCAAACATTCCAAGCTCGTCGATCTTGGGCTAAAGCCGCATTTGCTGACAGACGAGACGCTGGACTCAATGCTATCGGTGGCACTGCGATACCGAGACAACGTCAAGGCAGATACGATCATGCCGACAGTCACCTGGGCGCAAAAAAAGTAA
- the neuC gene encoding UDP-N-acetylglucosamine 2-epimerase: MKRRVAIVLTTRGNYAKMKSTMRAVLNHPALELQVVVGGGILLARYGNYAGIIEADGFRIDRRVPFLSDGDTLGEMARSAGQATKGMAEAFEELRPDVVIVIADRYEALSVAHAALCMNIPIAHLEGGEVSGSIDESIRHAITKLAHIHFPATSSAADRIIRMGESSESVIVVGSPSLDLLSGLDLSDVSSLNAIHWIDGGDKSPDFQKDYIVVSQHPVVTEYDDRSENMDETALAVRELGLPAIWVWPNMDAGSAEVTAGIWKFRTDLADIHHVASLPMELYAILLKNARCLVGNSSSGIRECEFLGVPVVNIGTRQQGRQRGANVIDVPYDRRAIIRTIHTQLAHGPYQSAHLYGDGRAGEKIANALAQHDFKIQKMIAY, encoded by the coding sequence GTGAAGCGAAGAGTAGCGATCGTTCTGACAACTCGCGGCAATTACGCCAAGATGAAATCCACGATGCGGGCTGTGCTGAACCATCCTGCGCTGGAACTCCAGGTAGTCGTCGGGGGGGGCATTTTGCTAGCCCGCTACGGAAACTACGCGGGCATCATTGAAGCGGACGGGTTTCGGATTGATCGGCGTGTGCCATTCTTGTCCGATGGGGACACGTTGGGAGAGATGGCCAGGTCGGCCGGGCAGGCCACAAAAGGGATGGCAGAGGCATTTGAGGAACTTAGACCGGATGTTGTTATCGTTATCGCAGATCGCTATGAGGCGTTATCTGTCGCGCATGCTGCCCTATGCATGAACATTCCTATCGCTCACTTAGAAGGCGGAGAAGTATCTGGATCAATCGACGAAAGTATTCGCCATGCGATTACTAAGCTGGCGCATATACATTTCCCTGCCACGTCTTCGGCAGCCGATCGAATTATCCGGATGGGAGAATCCTCTGAATCCGTTATTGTCGTTGGGTCCCCGAGTCTGGATTTGCTCTCCGGATTGGATTTGTCGGACGTTTCATCTCTCAATGCCATCCATTGGATTGACGGTGGAGATAAGTCACCGGATTTTCAGAAGGACTATATTGTCGTGTCTCAGCACCCGGTTGTGACGGAGTATGACGACCGGAGCGAAAACATGGACGAAACGGCACTGGCGGTTCGAGAGCTTGGCCTGCCGGCGATCTGGGTGTGGCCAAACATGGATGCAGGTTCGGCCGAGGTGACTGCAGGTATTTGGAAGTTCCGTACGGATCTCGCGGACATTCATCATGTGGCGAGTCTCCCTATGGAGCTCTATGCGATCCTGCTGAAGAATGCACGCTGCCTAGTGGGTAATTCCAGTAGCGGTATTCGAGAATGTGAGTTCCTCGGTGTGCCAGTGGTGAACATTGGAACCCGTCAGCAAGGACGACAACGGGGTGCGAACGTGATAGACGTTCCGTATGACCGGCGCGCTATTATCCGCACGATTCATACTCAGTTGGCGCATGGGCCCTATCAGTCCGCTCACCTATATGGTGATGGGAGGGCCGGCGAAAAAATTGCCAATGCGTTGGCCCAGCACGACTTTAAAATTCAGAAGATGATTGCCTACTAA
- a CDS encoding acylneuraminate cytidylyltransferase family protein, with translation MLTLAIIPARGGSKGVKRKNLRCVGGKSLVQRAIESAFDSGVVDRVLVSTEDLDIQSEGLRCGAEVPFLRPASLATDEASTIDVVVHAIKEYEKVARQQVETIVLLEPTSPFRRGSHVKEALLRYRRGGVKSVVSVCPLERKPQNIFLKAAPAELLERYIKEPHHQFTRRQEMSHLCRLNSAVYVCGRDEFLAKRTLVVAPVGYVEMSHQESLNIDDELDLTFAELIAGEYGL, from the coding sequence ATGTTGACTTTGGCAATCATTCCGGCACGTGGTGGATCAAAAGGTGTCAAACGAAAGAATCTCCGGTGTGTGGGAGGAAAGTCGCTCGTTCAGCGTGCCATCGAGTCCGCCTTCGATTCCGGAGTTGTGGATCGAGTACTCGTGTCGACAGAAGATCTTGATATCCAAAGTGAGGGCCTACGCTGTGGAGCAGAGGTTCCCTTTCTGAGGCCGGCTAGCCTGGCAACCGATGAAGCCTCAACGATCGATGTCGTCGTGCACGCGATTAAGGAATATGAGAAGGTCGCCCGACAGCAAGTGGAAACAATCGTGTTGCTTGAACCTACATCCCCGTTTCGGCGAGGCTCACACGTCAAGGAAGCCCTGTTGCGGTATCGACGTGGAGGGGTCAAGTCAGTGGTATCCGTGTGTCCGTTGGAGCGAAAGCCTCAAAATATCTTTCTCAAGGCAGCTCCTGCCGAACTGCTGGAGCGATACATCAAAGAGCCTCACCATCAATTTACTCGACGGCAGGAGATGAGTCACCTGTGTCGGTTGAACAGCGCGGTGTATGTATGTGGGCGTGACGAATTCCTCGCCAAGCGGACATTAGTAGTGGCGCCAGTTGGCTATGTGGAGATGAGTCATCAGGAATCACTCAACATTGATGACGAACTGGATCTGACATTCGCTGAGCTGATCGCGGGGGAATACGGGTTGTGA
- a CDS encoding SPASM domain-containing protein, whose protein sequence is MLVRDLLKKIYRYLRPPQDHWAHFVSILDRPTLTHDPSLDEVGKRALFKRNITLVELEPHAYCNRTCSFCPNSTIDRLTVKTMLNRSLYEGVLGDLRSIDYDKVLRFARYSEPMADDHIYEMVALARQHLPKAVIDIVTNGDYLDAESLNRLREMGLSVLRISVYMRKGVAWSAANAEGEINRLAKRIEIMPVWDQPTATTVGAVFPYSGMKVVVYSHNFDETGYDRGQLIESLVDHAYVRRSPCFLVFSNFTVDFNGKIMPCCNLRSDHPDHQAFVLGDLSDRRQSIFDVYADQRYTEWRCGLATVGEKQSPCNTCKQKTLEGPALDQLRLAVDAKLDSLGVQI, encoded by the coding sequence ATGCTCGTTCGTGATTTGCTCAAGAAAATCTATCGCTACCTGAGGCCCCCTCAGGACCATTGGGCGCACTTTGTTTCGATTCTCGATCGCCCCACCCTAACCCATGATCCATCTCTTGATGAGGTCGGCAAACGGGCGCTGTTCAAACGAAACATTACGCTCGTGGAGCTCGAACCCCATGCCTATTGCAATCGAACCTGCTCATTTTGTCCCAATAGTACGATTGACCGTCTGACCGTGAAGACTATGCTGAATCGGTCGCTGTACGAGGGGGTCCTCGGTGATCTGCGATCTATCGACTACGATAAGGTGCTCCGTTTTGCGCGCTATTCGGAGCCGATGGCCGACGATCATATTTATGAGATGGTGGCGTTGGCACGACAGCATCTTCCCAAGGCCGTCATAGACATTGTGACGAATGGCGATTACCTCGATGCGGAATCCTTAAATCGCCTACGGGAAATGGGACTCTCGGTGTTGCGCATCAGTGTATATATGCGAAAGGGTGTGGCGTGGAGTGCTGCAAATGCTGAGGGGGAGATCAATCGGCTCGCCAAGCGAATCGAAATTATGCCGGTATGGGACCAGCCAACTGCCACCACAGTAGGAGCAGTGTTCCCTTACTCCGGCATGAAGGTTGTCGTGTATTCTCACAATTTTGACGAGACCGGCTACGATCGAGGACAACTGATTGAGAGCCTGGTCGATCATGCCTACGTGCGACGATCTCCCTGCTTTCTGGTGTTCTCGAATTTCACGGTGGATTTCAACGGCAAGATCATGCCTTGTTGCAATCTTCGTAGCGACCATCCCGACCACCAGGCGTTTGTGCTTGGAGATCTCTCAGACAGGCGGCAGTCCATATTTGATGTGTATGCCGACCAACGTTATACAGAATGGCGTTGTGGTCTGGCCACGGTCGGCGAGAAGCAGTCTCCTTGCAACACCTGCAAGCAAAAGACGCTTGAGGGACCAGCTTTGGACCAATTGAGGTTGGCAGTTGATGCCAAGCTGGACTCTCTTGGTGTACAAATTTAA